A genomic segment from Candidatus Brocadia sinica JPN1 encodes:
- a CDS encoding trypsin-like peptidase domain-containing protein, with the protein MKAIFVHLKGSHRGNTEVFASKQISIGTDASADLHFDPLIDGNTSSRHAEIQLKECDYVLRDKGSTKGTLVNNRPVNEIALKDGDLIEFGAGGPKVRFRVKTDESEVCKPWTEMIEDSLGMARTSQRGRITTATAFFRQLLWEAFTQSSHTFKVGASLVLFLICSGLIAYFYIQFVMLSKTAEKVRLLEIERSVAENIIKAYSGGVCLIQGTFYFFDEETGEPLMMMGGGQRGIHEYTGTGFLVGADGLILTNRHIAEPWWEMEMSPYIHREPTIKPRFEVFRAFFPGIKEPFALKVEKISDEADVALLRIDMRGAKIPILELDVTGRGAVVGEPMILLGYPAGVNAIFAKTDPEIVKQLFNLPFIPLVQELSNWGLIRPLTTQGHLSDIMHNRIVYDAQTTAGGSGGPIFNNKGKVIGISYGIFPGFRGSNFGVPISYGVDLVKVTSMRKKDK; encoded by the coding sequence TTGAAGGCTATTTTTGTCCATTTAAAAGGAAGTCATCGGGGAAATACCGAAGTTTTTGCCTCTAAACAGATATCTATTGGCACCGATGCTTCAGCCGACCTTCATTTTGATCCACTGATCGATGGAAACACATCCAGCCGTCACGCCGAGATACAGTTAAAAGAGTGTGATTATGTACTTAGAGATAAAGGGAGCACGAAAGGGACACTGGTAAATAATAGACCGGTTAACGAAATTGCGCTCAAAGACGGCGATTTGATCGAGTTTGGCGCTGGCGGCCCCAAAGTACGATTTCGGGTCAAAACAGATGAATCGGAGGTATGTAAACCCTGGACGGAGATGATCGAAGACTCGTTGGGTATGGCGCGAACATCTCAAAGGGGGCGGATTACTACAGCTACGGCATTCTTTCGTCAACTTCTGTGGGAGGCATTTACCCAGTCGTCTCATACCTTTAAAGTGGGGGCTTCTCTTGTTCTTTTTCTTATATGTAGTGGTCTTATAGCATATTTTTATATACAATTCGTTATGTTGTCAAAAACTGCAGAAAAGGTGCGGCTTCTCGAAATTGAAAGATCCGTTGCTGAGAATATAATTAAGGCATACAGTGGTGGGGTTTGTCTGATCCAGGGGACCTTTTATTTCTTCGATGAAGAAACGGGTGAACCGCTCATGATGATGGGTGGAGGACAGCGGGGTATCCATGAATATACAGGTACGGGATTCCTGGTTGGCGCGGATGGCCTGATCCTGACCAACCGTCACATTGCCGAGCCATGGTGGGAAATGGAGATGTCTCCTTATATCCATAGAGAACCCACAATTAAACCCCGGTTTGAAGTATTTCGGGCGTTTTTCCCAGGGATCAAAGAACCGTTTGCTTTAAAGGTAGAGAAGATTTCTGATGAGGCAGATGTGGCGCTGCTTCGAATAGATATGCGTGGCGCTAAAATTCCTATCCTTGAATTGGATGTCACAGGCAGGGGGGCGGTAGTCGGCGAACCTATGATATTGTTGGGTTATCCAGCCGGTGTTAATGCCATTTTTGCAAAGACCGACCCGGAGATTGTAAAACAACTTTTTAATTTGCCTTTCATTCCGTTGGTACAGGAACTGTCAAATTGGGGGTTAATAAGACCTCTTACGACACAGGGACACTTAAGCGACATTATGCATAACAGGATTGTATACGATGCTCAAACAACTGCCGGCGGCAGTGGAGGCCCTATTTTTAATAATAAGGGGAAGGTAATTGGGATTAGTTATGGAATCTTTCCGGGCTTTCGGGGTTCTAACTTTGGCGTTCCGATAAGTTATGGTGTAGATCTGGTTAAGGTAACGTCGATGAGGAAAAAGGATAAATGA
- the hpt gene encoding hypoxanthine phosphoribosyltransferase, with translation MEKDIAKIVISEGQIRNRLIELSKTLIHDYKDKEWTIIAILNGSLVFLADLIRLIPFPLRLDTIDAATYGESTFPQGETKVIRQFKIDIEEKHVLVVDDIVDTGSTLSRVLEDIKKYNPMTLKSCVLLNRVSRRRYSVRPEYCAFDIGDDYVVGYGLDYNNKYRNLPFIAVLKDECYRR, from the coding sequence GTGGAAAAAGATATTGCAAAAATAGTGATCAGCGAAGGGCAGATTCGGAATCGGCTCATTGAATTATCGAAGACGTTGATTCATGATTATAAAGACAAGGAATGGACAATTATTGCAATACTGAATGGGAGTCTCGTGTTTCTTGCTGATTTGATTCGGCTGATTCCCTTTCCTCTCAGATTGGACACCATTGATGCTGCTACGTATGGTGAGTCGACTTTTCCACAGGGAGAAACCAAGGTCATACGTCAGTTTAAAATCGATATAGAAGAGAAACATGTGTTGGTTGTCGATGATATTGTTGACACAGGAAGCACCTTGAGCAGGGTGCTCGAAGATATCAAAAAATACAACCCCATGACTCTTAAGAGCTGTGTCCTTTTGAATCGGGTAAGCAGGCGGAGATATAGTGTTCGTCCCGAATATTGCGCTTTTGATATTGGAGATGACTATGTTGTTGGTTACGGGCTGGACTACAACAACAAATATCGAAATTTGCCATTTATAGCCGTGCTTAAAGATGAATGCTACCGTCGCTAA
- a CDS encoding tetratricopeptide repeat protein — MLGRNIITRDIRLMLFLILCIVVGCDNKADSYNKKGISLYNRGKYTEAIEEFKKALELNPKHYDAHFHLGIVYYAKGMIDESITELKKAIDAAPDEPKAHYNIAFAYVAKENIEEALSEYQKAINLFAARKDKKEAEGYLYMAVAYSLVEKQEEAFAACRKAIEINPELEDAHYFLGVCYYKKNMIDEAIEKFKKVIQLNPKSEKAHNLLFTIYNKIGKVEEAIEEDRILKQIAKERMEQR, encoded by the coding sequence ATGTTAGGACGAAACATAATTACAAGAGACATAAGGTTGATGCTTTTCTTGATACTTTGCATTGTGGTCGGTTGTGATAATAAGGCAGATTCTTATAATAAAAAAGGGATTTCTTTGTATAACCGGGGGAAGTACACTGAAGCAATCGAGGAATTTAAAAAGGCATTGGAACTGAACCCCAAACATTATGACGCCCATTTCCATTTAGGAATTGTTTATTATGCAAAGGGCATGATTGATGAGTCGATAACCGAACTCAAAAAGGCAATTGATGCGGCGCCTGATGAGCCAAAAGCGCATTATAATATTGCTTTTGCTTATGTGGCCAAAGAGAATATTGAAGAAGCGCTCTCTGAGTATCAGAAAGCGATTAACCTGTTTGCAGCAAGAAAGGATAAAAAAGAGGCAGAGGGATATTTGTATATGGCCGTTGCTTATAGTTTGGTCGAAAAACAGGAAGAGGCATTTGCGGCGTGCAGGAAGGCAATAGAGATTAACCCGGAATTGGAAGATGCACATTATTTTTTAGGAGTTTGTTATTACAAAAAAAATATGATTGATGAGGCTATTGAAAAGTTTAAAAAAGTTATTCAGTTGAATCCAAAATCTGAAAAGGCGCATAATCTTCTGTTTACCATTTACAATAAAATCGGAAAGGTTGAAGAGGCTATCGAAGAAGACCGCATATTGAAACAGATTGCAAAGGAGCGAATGGAACAACGATAA
- the speB gene encoding agmatinase: MLNDIREYVLSSLQFGAFSYDFKNESDAYKGSKVVIIGAPFDGTATYQSGTKMGPNAILNASVNVEPYDEELGEIYTLGIFTAGTLKIEEIHTDPKKVIDTLYCVSKGIVRDDKFLITLGGEHSVSQGAIKAYKEKYKKLSVLQLDAHLDLMEQFGGTKYSHASVSRRVVDDLKCKVTSFGVRVVSKEELEFVKRKKNSISVFYAKDIYDNDDWHNQAIETLEDYVYITLDVDGLDVSIMPATGTPVPGGLGWYQTIDFLRKVYKARKVVGLDVVELKPNPGNEAPNFLAANLVYKNIGFYKRYTLLDQHHIL, from the coding sequence ATGTTAAATGATATCAGAGAATACGTCTTGAGCTCGTTGCAGTTTGGAGCATTTTCTTACGATTTTAAAAATGAAAGTGACGCCTACAAGGGCTCCAAAGTTGTGATTATCGGAGCTCCTTTTGATGGAACAGCTACCTATCAATCAGGAACCAAAATGGGTCCCAACGCGATATTAAATGCATCAGTCAACGTAGAACCTTACGACGAAGAATTAGGCGAAATCTATACTTTGGGAATTTTCACAGCCGGAACACTCAAGATCGAAGAAATACATACAGACCCAAAGAAGGTAATTGATACACTGTATTGCGTTAGCAAGGGTATTGTAAGGGACGATAAATTTCTTATAACATTAGGTGGTGAACATTCTGTATCACAAGGGGCAATAAAAGCCTATAAAGAAAAATACAAGAAGCTATCCGTACTCCAATTGGATGCCCATCTTGATTTAATGGAACAATTTGGCGGGACCAAATATAGTCATGCAAGTGTATCAAGGAGGGTAGTTGATGACTTAAAATGCAAGGTGACCAGTTTTGGTGTGCGGGTTGTGTCAAAGGAAGAGCTGGAATTCGTAAAAAGAAAAAAAAATTCCATATCGGTATTTTATGCAAAAGATATCTATGATAATGATGATTGGCACAATCAGGCCATTGAAACCTTAGAGGATTACGTGTATATTACGTTAGATGTTGACGGATTAGATGTTTCTATTATGCCTGCTACTGGCACACCTGTGCCGGGTGGCCTGGGGTGGTATCAAACGATAGACTTTTTACGTAAAGTATATAAGGCACGGAAAGTAGTTGGATTGGATGTGGTAGAATTGAAACCTAATCCGGGGAACGAGGCCCCAAATTTTCTTGCGGCAAATCTTGTGTACAAGAATATCGGATTTTACAAGAGGTATACTTTATTAGACCAGCATCATATCTTATAG
- a CDS encoding multiheme c-type cytochrome, whose translation MKLLKLGAILFVAPLMWSLHAGSIQAQSEAELKEMQKKATKYYDILYPNDTLKDWFTNNVGLEKGAGPWQNIYKPVPLQMYWFPVRHYVKPDGTYYDQLLEKYKPTDCVECHKEVTPGFVHDWEDSTHAKPRKNPRLAEKTQQIEKLIGRELKEVTCSDCHGKDHKELRMPTPDVCGECHPQQVTEFMSEAERGRPNHIEGLPANVIPPWYPEMFRRGYPTAQFGCDLCHATDRCNICHTRHKFAASEGRRPEACMSCHMGFDHPDAESYGESKMGYIYHMEGEHWDWEKPLAEIVPGKDYRTPTCQFCHMDQGNGKFAHNPVTKGVWRMGTVPPKGIDYKSSLKDYPHGINLPPLNYSLDIYSPENKQRSEQWVAVCSKCHSPRFARLYRENLNDFMFEMWRLQDRAQSILDDIVANDAFEVPIKERDIFPLGDILADALGPGLLGEAVYKAFKTKAGKVPVIGPILGLHGLFATGRNNPSEIEITYADMWFGDKAHAYKGVAHGQQDIAWWYGAAKVYQKINILESQAIALKHGKELHNLLEAKGRKSVAGIVGSIVGVVAVLMFGAALWKKKRETRQ comes from the coding sequence ATGAAGCTGTTGAAATTGGGCGCGATTTTATTCGTTGCCCCTTTAATGTGGAGTTTGCATGCCGGGAGCATACAGGCACAGTCTGAAGCAGAGTTAAAAGAGATGCAAAAGAAGGCTACCAAATATTATGACATTCTGTATCCAAACGATACGCTAAAAGACTGGTTTACAAACAATGTCGGATTAGAAAAAGGTGCTGGTCCATGGCAAAACATATATAAGCCAGTACCATTGCAGATGTATTGGTTTCCGGTAAGACATTACGTAAAGCCGGATGGGACATATTATGATCAGTTGCTGGAAAAATACAAACCCACCGATTGTGTAGAATGCCATAAAGAAGTGACTCCAGGGTTTGTGCATGATTGGGAGGATTCTACCCACGCTAAACCGAGAAAAAATCCACGGCTTGCAGAAAAAACTCAACAAATTGAAAAGCTGATCGGCAGAGAGCTTAAGGAGGTCACCTGTAGTGACTGTCATGGGAAAGATCATAAAGAATTGCGTATGCCTACACCGGATGTCTGCGGAGAATGTCATCCGCAGCAGGTGACTGAATTCATGAGTGAAGCTGAGCGTGGTCGTCCTAATCACATCGAAGGTCTTCCCGCAAATGTGATCCCTCCTTGGTATCCAGAGATGTTCCGCAGAGGCTATCCAACGGCACAGTTTGGCTGCGATCTTTGCCATGCCACAGACCGATGCAATATTTGTCACACAAGACACAAGTTTGCAGCGTCAGAGGGCAGAAGGCCCGAGGCCTGTATGAGTTGTCACATGGGTTTTGACCACCCTGATGCGGAATCTTATGGTGAATCGAAGATGGGTTATATTTATCATATGGAAGGGGAACACTGGGACTGGGAAAAACCGCTGGCAGAAATAGTTCCGGGAAAAGATTACAGAACCCCAACTTGCCAGTTCTGCCATATGGATCAGGGGAACGGGAAATTTGCCCACAATCCTGTTACTAAAGGTGTATGGAGGATGGGAACGGTTCCACCGAAAGGAATCGATTACAAGTCATCGTTAAAAGATTATCCTCACGGTATTAATCTCCCGCCTCTGAATTACTCTCTCGATATATATTCTCCGGAAAACAAACAGAGATCTGAACAATGGGTGGCCGTGTGCAGCAAATGTCATAGTCCCCGTTTTGCGAGGTTGTATCGTGAGAACCTGAATGATTTTATGTTCGAAATGTGGAGATTACAGGACAGGGCACAGTCCATACTGGATGATATTGTAGCAAATGATGCCTTTGAAGTACCAATTAAAGAGAGGGATATTTTCCCCCTTGGCGATATACTTGCCGATGCGCTTGGTCCAGGCTTGCTGGGAGAAGCCGTCTATAAGGCATTTAAGACAAAGGCTGGAAAAGTACCGGTTATTGGGCCTATTCTCGGGTTGCATGGATTGTTTGCGACTGGAAGAAATAACCCATCAGAGATCGAAATTACTTATGCCGATATGTGGTTTGGTGACAAAGCACACGCATATAAAGGTGTTGCTCATGGTCAGCAGGATATTGCATGGTGGTATGGCGCTGCTAAGGTATACCAGAAGATTAACATATTGGAGAGTCAAGCCATAGCGCTAAAGCATGGAAAGGAGCTTCATAATCTCTTAGAAGCAAAGGGAAGGAAAAGTGTTGCTGGTATCGTAGGAAGTATTGTGGGTGTCGTAGCGGTGCTCATGTTTGGCGCTGCCCTGTGGAAGAAGAAACGTGAGACCCGCCAGTAG
- a CDS encoding multiheme c-type cytochrome yields MSVQRFIFFVLSALFFLATVMWFKDEFSPKWMEHQKKFYEEQVEKVERDVAAATSAKEKDLLEKRLASLKRPVYEIKQILLKGEYSWDKQQNGDKVDRCMTCHIDEEKLKVAHPGIKEFPFDIYGCTVCHGGIGRALSEEMAHEGMYYHKRQMELRITNAETMFDFWSELATLTPEESDPNQRIEMGDFKKYSITGDKAIYVGSQKCLKCHTGLTSPHVERWQRIKFKTFEYVKNAPDYIAGNEEYRKTCLKCHTTGYDETTGKYSEEGVTCEACHGAGEVFSYFMEVGKAPEGQKIAKVGTFGTPYNVCGPCHHTRNHEMRLKFFQERGGSDEWFFPQHTTPYKTGFSGKGESVSKPLPKIQ; encoded by the coding sequence ATGAGCGTACAAAGATTTATCTTTTTTGTTTTAAGTGCCTTGTTTTTTTTAGCCACAGTTATGTGGTTTAAGGATGAATTTAGTCCAAAGTGGATGGAGCATCAGAAGAAGTTTTACGAAGAACAAGTGGAGAAGGTTGAGAGGGATGTTGCTGCTGCCACCTCTGCAAAAGAAAAAGATCTGCTGGAAAAGCGTCTGGCATCGTTAAAGAGACCTGTGTATGAAATCAAACAAATACTCTTAAAAGGCGAGTACAGCTGGGATAAGCAACAAAACGGGGATAAGGTAGATAGGTGTATGACCTGTCACATTGATGAAGAAAAGCTGAAGGTTGCCCATCCTGGCATAAAGGAATTCCCCTTTGATATTTATGGGTGTACTGTATGTCACGGTGGCATTGGACGGGCTTTAAGTGAGGAAATGGCGCATGAGGGAATGTATTATCACAAGAGGCAAATGGAGCTCAGGATAACTAATGCTGAAACAATGTTTGACTTTTGGAGTGAACTTGCCACATTGACGCCTGAAGAAAGTGACCCGAATCAAAGGATAGAGATGGGGGATTTCAAAAAGTACAGCATCACAGGTGATAAGGCAATATATGTTGGCAGCCAAAAGTGCCTCAAGTGCCACACAGGTTTAACTTCTCCTCACGTCGAACGATGGCAGAGAATCAAGTTCAAGACATTTGAATATGTAAAAAATGCCCCTGACTATATTGCCGGTAACGAGGAGTATAGGAAGACATGTCTGAAATGTCATACGACAGGTTATGACGAGACCACCGGAAAATATTCCGAAGAAGGAGTTACCTGTGAGGCATGTCATGGTGCGGGAGAAGTGTTTAGTTATTTTATGGAGGTAGGGAAGGCTCCGGAAGGACAAAAAATAGCTAAAGTGGGGACGTTTGGAACACCGTATAATGTGTGTGGGCCCTGTCATCATACAAGGAATCATGAGATGCGGTTGAAGTTTTTCCAGGAGAGGGGTGGCTCTGATGAATGGTTTTTCCCACAGCATACAACTCCGTATAAAACAGGTTTTTCGGGAAAAGGCGAGTCTGTATCAAAGCCTTTGCCAAAAATTCAATGA
- a CDS encoding cytochrome b N-terminal domain-containing protein, whose protein sequence is MKLIPELIKKITDNEIWRSVFRHGYTDTPRNRALQIISNVWLHLHPAKVREHGTKIRFTWCMGGITFFIFLFETITGILLMFYYVPDVNRAYADIVDLMYVVPFGRFLRNSHRWGAHAMVITVSIHMFRVFLTGSYKPPRQFNWVVGVFLLVLTFLLSFTGYLLPWDQLGYWAITVGTNMARATPFLGHEGPFSYILGMKPDNDIRFALLGGTLIEAPALLRAYVWHCIGIPVVASALMMVHFWRVRKDGGISGPL, encoded by the coding sequence ATGAAACTAATTCCTGAATTAATAAAGAAAATTACAGACAATGAAATTTGGAGATCTGTATTTCGCCACGGTTACACAGATACCCCGAGGAACAGGGCTCTTCAGATTATAAGCAACGTATGGTTGCACTTGCACCCGGCAAAAGTTAGGGAGCATGGTACGAAGATCCGTTTTACCTGGTGTATGGGGGGGATTACGTTTTTTATATTCCTCTTTGAGACAATAACAGGAATTCTGTTAATGTTTTATTATGTTCCCGATGTGAACAGGGCATATGCAGATATTGTGGATTTGATGTATGTGGTGCCATTTGGTAGATTTTTAAGAAATTCCCATCGTTGGGGCGCACATGCCATGGTTATTACGGTAAGCATACATATGTTTAGGGTGTTTTTAACAGGTTCGTATAAACCGCCCAGGCAGTTTAATTGGGTAGTCGGAGTGTTCTTGTTGGTTCTCACATTTTTATTGAGTTTTACAGGGTATTTGTTGCCCTGGGATCAGCTTGGGTATTGGGCTATCACGGTTGGCACGAATATGGCCCGTGCGACGCCATTTTTAGGCCATGAGGGGCCATTTTCGTATATTTTAGGAATGAAGCCTGATAATGATATACGTTTTGCTTTATTAGGTGGAACGTTGATTGAAGCTCCTGCCTTATTGCGTGCATATGTGTGGCATTGTATTGGAATACCAGTGGTGGCTTCAGCTTTAATGATGGTTCATTTCTGGAGAGTACGTAAAGACGGTGGTATCTCAGGCCCTTTGTAA
- a CDS encoding NAD(P)-binding protein, which yields MNQATIPKKGIRALLDLDWLQQNIRCQHRCPAHMDVPGYIRLISQGKYEESYKLMRETNPFPAVCGYVCPHPCESKCKRGDFDRPVAIDALKRFVTDYIFKNKIRILPPKVKQREEKVAVIGAGPAGLTAANDLAGMGYKVTVFEKEPQVGGMMMWAIPSYRLPREQIMFDVSHILARGVEIKTNTPIGSPGKTIPDLFREGYKAVFIAVGAQKGKMLEIPGEEGTEGVMDCLEFLKNVNAGDTRSPGKKVAVIGGGNSAIDAVRTAKRLGQEAFIVYRRTREEMPALSWEIEEAEHEGVRFHFLSAPIRVIAENGRVKALECIKMRLGKPDSSGRRRPEPIPGSEFTIETDCIITAISQEADLKFLGEGYGLEVTKWGTIAVNNALVTNKDGVFAGGDVTLGPSTIIECIAQGHTAAKSIDKYIRGEEIQEPKKKVWVTLLDNEFDLREENYDAVPRQKMEMLPVGDRAGTFDLVELGLNEDQAKIEALRCLKCDLSINVETNECILCGRCSMVCPVGALKQVDVNDEGKEYRPFVSKDGIVIKYTDVCIRCGNCKDCPVSVITLKRVLWKPNEEINTTLEREE from the coding sequence ATGAATCAAGCAACTATACCTAAAAAAGGAATAAGAGCGCTTCTTGATCTGGATTGGTTACAGCAAAATATTCGTTGCCAGCATCGATGTCCCGCCCATATGGATGTGCCTGGTTATATCCGTTTGATTAGCCAGGGTAAATATGAAGAATCCTATAAACTGATGAGAGAAACCAATCCATTTCCTGCCGTTTGTGGATATGTATGCCCCCACCCCTGTGAGTCCAAATGTAAACGTGGTGATTTTGACAGACCTGTAGCTATAGATGCATTGAAGAGATTTGTTACAGACTATATTTTTAAGAATAAGATAAGGATTTTACCTCCAAAGGTAAAGCAAAGGGAAGAAAAGGTTGCTGTGATTGGTGCCGGTCCTGCAGGTTTGACGGCTGCGAATGACCTTGCAGGGATGGGATATAAGGTAACCGTTTTTGAAAAGGAACCCCAGGTTGGTGGCATGATGATGTGGGCTATTCCATCGTACAGGTTGCCGCGTGAGCAGATAATGTTTGATGTAAGCCATATTCTGGCTAGAGGTGTTGAGATAAAGACAAATACTCCCATTGGAAGTCCAGGAAAAACGATTCCTGATTTATTCAGGGAAGGATATAAGGCAGTATTTATTGCAGTTGGCGCGCAAAAGGGAAAAATGCTTGAAATTCCTGGGGAAGAAGGTACCGAGGGCGTCATGGATTGCCTGGAATTCCTGAAAAATGTTAATGCTGGCGATACGCGAAGTCCCGGGAAAAAGGTTGCGGTGATTGGTGGTGGAAATTCCGCAATTGATGCTGTTAGAACGGCCAAGCGATTAGGCCAGGAGGCGTTTATTGTATACAGAAGAACCCGCGAAGAGATGCCCGCTTTGTCCTGGGAAATAGAAGAGGCAGAACATGAAGGCGTCCGGTTTCACTTCTTGTCGGCGCCAATCAGGGTAATTGCCGAAAATGGAAGAGTAAAGGCCCTGGAATGTATTAAAATGAGGCTTGGTAAACCTGACAGTAGCGGGAGGAGGAGGCCTGAGCCAATTCCCGGTTCTGAATTTACGATAGAAACGGATTGTATCATAACTGCTATCAGTCAGGAAGCCGACCTGAAATTTCTTGGTGAAGGTTATGGGTTAGAGGTAACCAAGTGGGGAACGATTGCCGTAAATAATGCTCTTGTGACTAATAAGGATGGTGTTTTTGCAGGAGGTGACGTAACGCTTGGTCCAAGTACAATTATTGAATGTATTGCACAAGGACATACTGCTGCAAAATCTATCGATAAATATATTAGGGGGGAGGAGATTCAAGAGCCTAAGAAAAAAGTATGGGTTACGCTTTTGGACAATGAATTCGATTTACGGGAAGAAAACTATGATGCTGTGCCCCGGCAAAAAATGGAAATGCTTCCCGTGGGGGACAGGGCTGGTACGTTTGATTTGGTAGAACTCGGTCTTAACGAAGATCAGGCAAAGATAGAGGCATTGCGATGTCTGAAGTGCGACCTGAGCATCAATGTGGAGACAAACGAATGTATCCTTTGCGGCCGTTGCAGTATGGTGTGTCCTGTAGGTGCGCTGAAACAGGTGGATGTAAATGATGAAGGCAAGGAGTATCGCCCCTTTGTTAGTAAAGATGGTATCGTCATAAAATACACCGATGTGTGTATTCGGTGTGGGAATTGTAAGGATTGTCCCGTGAGCGTGATAACTTTAAAGCGTGTGCTTTGGAAGCCTAATGAAGAAATAAATACAACATTAGAAAGGGAGGAATAG
- a CDS encoding ubiquinol-cytochrome c reductase iron-sulfur subunit, with translation MEIKERNRSYTSEKEGGIWFSFSRRNILTLAGWGLFFATIGAYLSQILGYKGFFYPKVLFEPSPRFSVGEPKAFPENSVTTLKSRKIFVVRDGNSFKAISVVCQHLGCAVEFSREKNIFECPCHGSKYYRNGVNFAGPAPRPLDHFEVVLDDSGKLVVDTSKKVPLETELVV, from the coding sequence ATGGAAATAAAGGAAAGGAACCGGAGCTATACATCAGAAAAAGAGGGGGGGATTTGGTTTAGTTTTTCTCGCAGAAATATTTTAACGTTGGCTGGTTGGGGTTTGTTTTTTGCTACAATAGGGGCGTATCTATCACAAATTTTGGGATATAAAGGTTTTTTTTATCCGAAAGTGCTTTTTGAACCTTCGCCGAGGTTTTCTGTCGGGGAGCCCAAGGCGTTTCCGGAAAATTCAGTGACAACATTAAAATCGAGGAAGATATTTGTTGTCCGTGATGGCAATAGTTTTAAAGCCATTTCTGTCGTATGTCAACACTTGGGGTGTGCAGTGGAATTCTCGAGGGAAAAGAATATCTTTGAGTGTCCATGTCACGGAAGCAAATATTATCGAAATGGTGTGAACTTTGCTGGCCCAGCTCCCAGGCCTCTTGATCATTTTGAAGTTGTTTTGGATGATAGTGGTAAATTGGTTGTAGATACAAGCAAAAAAGTACCTCTGGAAACGGAGTTAGTCGTATAA
- a CDS encoding sulfurtransferase TusA family protein, with amino-acid sequence MVEDGKIVPDDRIDLRGVLCPINFVKTKLKLEMMDSGQILEVILDDGEPIRSVPRSVKEEGHKIVKVENMENAYRLLIKKT; translated from the coding sequence ATGGTAGAAGATGGAAAGATTGTTCCTGATGATCGAATTGACTTAAGAGGCGTACTTTGCCCGATTAATTTTGTAAAAACAAAGTTAAAGCTGGAAATGATGGATTCCGGTCAGATTTTAGAGGTAATATTGGATGATGGCGAGCCGATAAGAAGCGTTCCCAGGAGTGTGAAAGAAGAGGGTCATAAAATCGTAAAGGTAGAAAATATGGAAAATGCATATCGTTTGTTGATAAAAAAAACATGA
- a CDS encoding Mov34/MPN/PAD-1 family protein translates to MLRIDNDKLREIEEQVKKSYPSECCGLLIGVNTSEKRVVEVRHVQNKNTERTHDRYEIEGKEFLKIDREATKKGLQIIGIYHSHPDHPAIPSVFDTEHAWFGYSYMIAAIENGARIEIKSWVFDEEKKQFKEEEIHS, encoded by the coding sequence TTGCTGCGTATCGATAATGACAAGCTCAGGGAAATAGAGGAACAGGTAAAGAAGAGTTATCCTTCTGAGTGTTGCGGATTATTAATTGGTGTGAACACATCTGAAAAAAGGGTGGTTGAAGTCCGTCACGTACAAAATAAAAATACAGAAAGAACTCATGACAGATATGAAATAGAAGGCAAAGAATTTCTAAAGATTGACAGGGAGGCAACAAAGAAAGGTCTTCAAATCATTGGCATATATCATTCTCATCCAGACCATCCTGCCATTCCGTCGGTATTCGACACGGAGCATGCGTGGTTCGGATATTCATATATGATTGCTGCCATTGAAAACGGCGCGAGGATCGAGATAAAATCATGGGTTTTTGATGAAGAAAAGAAACAATTTAAAGAAGAAGAAATACATTCATGA